A portion of the Pagrus major chromosome 8, Pma_NU_1.0 genome contains these proteins:
- the pth1a gene encoding parathyroid hormone 1a: MRNLDYKMVFVSLCILHVFALCEGRPLRKRTVSEVQLMHNLGEHQQVQERREWLQMRLRGIHTAPARGSSEEAGRPRRRMRPEELPDLSDLTPEEIQFALNLLEKLLKSKQT, translated from the exons ATGCGAAATCTGGACTATAAGATGGTGTTCGTTTCACTCTGCATTTTACACGTCTTCGCTCTCTGTGAAGGGCGCCCCCTCAG GAAAAGGACGGTGAGTGAGGTCCAGCTCATGCACAACCTCGGGGAGCACCAGCAGGTGCAGGAGCGGCGGGAGTGGCTCCAGATGAGGCTCCGGGGCATTCACACAGCTCCGGCCCGCGGCAGCAGCGAGGAGGCGGGCCGGCCGAGGAGGAGGATGCGTCCCGAGGAGCTGCCCGACCTGAGCGACCTGACACCGGAGGAGATCCAGTTCGCTTTGAACCTTTTGGAAAAGCTCCTCAAGTCAAAGCAGACGTGa